The Pseudomonas sp. FP198 genomic interval TACGCGGCGCTGGCGCAATACACTCGCTCGATACTCGCGATGCGCCGCGCGATCAGGGTCGAATCTTCCAGCACACCGATCCTCAGCGCGAGGTCGTAACCCTCCCCCAGCAGGTCCACCGAGCGATCACTCAGGTCGACCTCCACGGTGACATCCGGGTAGCGCTGCAAGAACAACGGCAGCAGGCTGCCCAGGTGCGCCACGGCGAAGGACAACGGAGCGCTGAGGCGGATGGTTCCGCGCGGCTCGCTGGTCTGGCCGCTGATGCCCTGCTCCACCTGCTCGACTTCGCTGAGCAGACGCAACGCCGCCTCATGATAGCGCTGGCCCAACGGAGTGACGTCCAGGCGGCGCGTTGAGCGATTGAGCAACCGAACCCCAAGCCGCTGCTCCAGCTCCATCAACTTGCGACTGACGAACTGCTTGGACAACCCAAGCTTGTCCGCCGCGGCGGTGAAACTGCCCGACTCCATGACCTGGGCAAAGATGCGCATTTCTTCGAAGGGGTTCATTGTCATTCCGTGGGTGGGGCTTTATTTAGACATCCAAGCCGAATACAAACCTGTGGCGAGGGGATTTATCCCCGCTGGGCTGCGCAGCAGCCCCAATAGTCAAATATATGAGCATTCTGACACACCCAGTCAGCCTGTTTTGGGGCCGCTGCGCAGCCCAACGGGGATAAATCCCCTCGCCACAATGGTCATTTGCCAGATAAAAAGATGCCCGCACATTGGCGGGCATCCGTGCAGCAATAAAGCAGCTTACTTGGCAGTCAGCGCCGAGTAGCTGTTCATCAGGTTGCGGTAGTTGGGAATGCGCTGGGACAGCAGGTTGCCCAGGCCTTCGATATCGTTGCGCCAGTCGCGGTGCAGCTCACAGGCCACCGAGAACCAGTTCATCATTTGCGCGCCGGCGGCGGTCATGCGTACCCAGGCGGCTTGTTGCACGGTTTCGTTGAACGTACCCGAGGCGTCGGTCACGACAAACACGTCGAAACCTTCAGCCAGGGCCGACAGGGTCGGGAACGCCACGCAGACATCGGTCACTACGCCGGCGATGATCAATTGCTTGCGGCCGGTGGCCTTGATTGCCTTGACGAAGTCTTCGTTGTCCCAGGCATTGATCTGGCCAGGGCGTGGAATGTACGGCGCGTCCGGGAACATTTCCTTGAGCTCCGGCACGATCGGGCCATTGGGGCCCTGTTCGAAACTGGTGGTCAGGATGGTCGGCAGGCCAAAGAACTTGGCCAGGTCAGCCAGGGCCAGCACGTTGTTCTTGAACTCGTTGGGCGAGAAATCCTGGACCAGGGAAATCAGGCCAGTCTGGTGATCGACCAGCAGGACGACCGCGTCGTCTTTGTTCAGGCGGTTGTAGGCGGGAACGTTGCTCATGGGATGACTCCTTTGGATGGATATTACGAAACCTTGTGGGAGCGAGCCTGCTCGCGATGACGGTGTGTCAGCTTGCGGCGATGTCGGATGTGCCGACGCCTTCGCGAGCAGGCTCGCTCCCACAGGGAAATATGCTTGTCAGTTAAAAGGCAAAACACGAACAGCCAAACGCGCCCCAGAACCCCTGGAAGTCGCTGACCGGCACGTTCGACAGACGCGCCCGTTCATGGCTGTGGGAATGCACCTTGCACGGCCCGCTGCACTGGTGGACTTGCGCCTGCAATGGCGAAGCCGGGCGCCAGTGGCCGGGAACCTTGACCACCGGCGACCAGTCCGGCAGCACCGGGACGCTGGCCGGGCCGAGTTTTTCGAAGTCGCCGGCGGCGTAGACGACCTTGCCGTCCACCACGGTCAGCACCGATTCGATCCACTTGATGGCTTCTTCCTCGACGCTGAAGAAATCCGCGCTCAGGGCTGCCAGGTCCGCCAGTTGGCCAACCTTGATCTGGCCCTTCTTGCCTTGCTCCGAGGAAAACCAGGCGCTGCCATGGGTGAACAGCTCCAACGCGGTCAGCCGCGGCAGGCCTTCTTCGTGCAGCGAGAGGCCGCCGACGGTGCGGCCGCTGACCATCCAGTACAGCGAAGTCCACGGGTTGTAGCTGGAGACGCGGGTGGCGTCGGTGCCGGCGCCCACCGGTACGCCTTCGGCCAGCATGCGCTTGATCGGCGGCGTGGCTTCGGCGGCCTTGGCGCCGTAGCGGTCGACGAAGTACTCGCCCTGGAAGGCCATGCGGTCCTGGATCGCGATGCCACCACCCAGCGCGCGGACCCGCTCGATGTTTTTCGGCGTGATGGTCTCGGCGTGGTCGAAGAACCACGGCAGGCCGTTGAACGGAATGTCGCGGTTGACCTTCTCGAACACGTCGAGCATGCGGCTGATGGATTCGTCGTAGGTGGCATGCAGGCGGAACGGCCAGCGCTGCTCGACCAGATGACGCACCACCGGCTCCAGGTCCTGCTCCATGCCCGGCGGCAGGTCCGGACGCGGTTCGAGGAAGTCTTCGAAATCCGCCGCCGAGAACACCAGCATTTCACCGGCACCGTTGTGCCGCAGGAAGTCGTCGCCCTGGTGCAGCTTGACGCTGCCGGTCCAGTTCTTGAAGTCGGTGAGCTCTTCCTTGGGTTTCTGGGTGAACAGGTTGTAGGCGATGCGCACCGTCAACTGCTGCTCGCGAGCCAACTGCTCGATGACTTCGTAGTCGTCCGGGTAGTTCTGATAGCCGCCGCCGGCGTCGATCGCGCTGGTCAGGCCCAGGCGATTGAGTTCGCGCATGAACTGGCGGGTGGAGTTGACCTGGTATTCCAGCGGCAGCTTCGGCCCTTTCGCCAGCGTCGAGTAGAGGATCATCGCGTTGGGCCGCGCCACCAGCATGCCGGTGGGCTCGCCCCTGCTGTCACGCACGATCTCGCCGCCCGGCGGGTTCGGGGTGTCGCGGGTGTAGCCGGCTACCCGCAGCGCGGCGCGGTTGAGCAAGGCGCGGTCATACAGGTGCAACACGAACACCGGGGTGTCGGGCGCGGCCTGGTTCAGTTCTTCCAGGGTCGGCAGGCGTTTTTCGGCGAACTGGAATTCGTTCCAGCCCCCCACAACCCGTACCCATTGCGGGGTCGGGGTGCGATCGGCCTGGTCCTTGAGCATGCGCAAGGCGTCGGCCAAAGACGGCACGCCTTCCCAACGCAGTTCCAGGTTGTAGTTCAGGCCACCGCGGATCAGGTGCAGGTGCGAGTCGTTGAGGCCGGGAATGACGGTGCGGCCCTTGAGGTCGATGACCTGGGTGCCACTGCCACGCAAGGCCATGGCCTCGGCATCGGTGCCCACGGCGACGAAACGGCCCTGGCTGATGGCAACCGCGCTGGCGCGAGGTTTTTCACGGTCGACGGTATGGAACTGGCCATTGAACAGAATCAGATCGGCGTTCATTGGATGTCCTTCTGGATGGGAAGATGAAAGAGACAGGCGTGGCCAGAAAGCCGCCGCCGCGCTGAGCAGGGATCCGGCGGCCAGCAACTGGCGGCGCAGCGGATCGGTCGGGTCGTCTTTATTGGCCATCGCCGGGCTCCAGGTGTTGGTGGGCCTTGGACGCTTCCAGCCACGGCGCGAACAGACGCGTCGCCAGCGGCATGCACACGTACACCACCGAGAGCACGATGGTCACGGTGATCAGGAACGTGGCAACCACGTAGTTGGACAGAAACGCGTTGAGTTGCAGCAGCGGGCCCCAGAGCAACGGCACCAGCAAGGTGTGCGGCAGGATGACCAGCAAGGTCACCACCGATTGCTTCCAGCGCGGTGGCGGCGTCGCGGCATCGGCCAGCGGGGCGAACCAGAATTCCTTGTGCGGGGCGACTTCTGTCTGGTCGCCGTCCGCCAGCAATGGCGCAGCCTCTTCCACCAGTTCGCGGCGCTCGGGCGAGTCCAGCCAGCGCTGCATGGCCTCGGTGGAGCAAAACCGCAGCACGCAGGTGAACAGCGACAACCCGCCCTGCTTGCCTCGGACTACGTCCACGCCCAGATGCCCCGGCCATTGGCCGGCTAAGCTGACGATGCGCCGCAACCAGGCTTCATAGGCGCCGTCCTGCCCGGCCCTGACCCGGTGCTTGACTACCAGGGTGACGATTTCATCGAAGCCGGGGATCGCCGGGATCGCCGTTGATTCAAGGGTTTGGGATTCAGGCATGACGCAGCACTCCAGCAAAACGCGCGCTGATCGCCAGGCCTCCCGGGCCGGCAATGAACACGCTGGTAAATATGATCAGCAGCAACCAGCCGAACTGGCCTTCTTCCAGGCTCCATTGCGGGTGCACCACGAGCAGCGCAACGGCCAGCAGGAAGAGGATGGGCAGGCACGCCAGGCGCACCAGCACGCCGGCCATGATCAGCAACGGGCAAAGCACCTCGGCGAAAATCGCCAGGATCAGCGTGGGCGCCGCGCCGAGGTGGAACGGGTCTTCGATGCGGGTCAGCTCGGCGCTGTAGTTCAGCAGCTTCGGCAAACCATGGACCCACAGCAAAAACAGCGCGCCGCTCAGGCGCAGGAACAGCAGGCCGAGGTTCTGCATGCGGCGTTCGTCAGTGGCGTTCATCGGTGAGCTCCGGCCGGGTCCGTCGAGGCGGCTGCCGGCAACGGTTGGGACATGTGGGTGGCGATGCGCGAGCGCAACCAGCGCTCGGCGGGGTCGTTGTCGTGGACGCCGCTCCAGACCATCGACAACTCGGCGGCATTGATCTCGAACGGTGGGTCTTCGGCGCGCAACGCGCAGCCCTCCACCAGCGCGCAGGCGGCATAGTCCGGCACTGTGGCGATCAGCTCGGTGCCCGCCAGCAAGGCGCGCAGGCCGCTGAATTGCGGCACTGCCAAGACCACTTTGCGGGCCCGGCCGATGCGCGCCAGGTCCAGGTCGATGTTGCCGCTCAGGTCGCCCGAGAACGACACCATGGCGTGGGGTCGCGAGCAGTAGTCGTCCAGGGTCAGCGGCCCCGGGCGCTTGTCGCCACGCAGGACCTTGCAGGGAATGTCCCGCAGTTTCTTGCGCTTGGCATTGGCCGGCAGATCGGTGGTGTAGCTGACGCCGACGCTGATTTCGCCGCTGGCGAGCAACGACGACATCAGCAGGAAATTGGCCCGGCGCACCACCACGATGATGCCCGGCGCTTCTTCGCGCAATTGACTGAGCAGCGGTGGAAACAGGCCGAATTCGGCATCGTCGGACAGACCGATGCGGAACACGTCGCAACTGGTGGACGGATCGAACGCCTTGGCCCGGCTGACCGCGCCGGAAATGGTGTCCATGGCCGGCTGCAATTCCTGCAGGATCGCCAGGGCCCGAGGCGTCGGTTCCATGCCCCGGCCGTGACGGATCAGCAGCGGATCATCGAACAGATCCCGCAGTCGCCCGAGCGCCGCGCTCACCGCCGGCTGGCCCATGAACAGCTTTTCGGCGACACGGGTCAGGTTCTTCTCGAACATCAGCGCCTCGAAGATCACCAGCAGGTTCATGTCGAGGCGGCGTAGATCGTTGCGGTTCATGGGTGTTGTTCCTGTTCAATACCGATCCTGTGGGAGCAGGCTCGCTCCCACAGGTCTTGTCGTGCTTGCATCAACCCTGGATGAACGCCAGCAGGTCGGCGTTCAGCCGGTCCTTGTGGGTGTCGGTCAGGCCGTGGGGAGCGCCCGGATAGACCAGCAGCTGGGAGTTCTTGAGCAGCTTGGCGGCCGCGATGCCGGCGGTTTCGATCGGCACTACCTGGTCGTCATCGCCATGCACTACCAGGGTCGGCACATCGATGTTGCGCAGGTCTTCGGAAAGATCGGTCTCCGAGAAGGCCTTGATGCAGTCGTAGGCGTTCTTGTGGCCGGCGAGCATGCCCTGCATCCAGAACCAGTCGATCATGCCCTGGGACACCTTGGCACCCGGACGGTTGGCGCCGAAAAATGCGCTGGCCACATCCTTGTATAGCTGAGAACGGTCGGCCAGGGAGGCCTGGCGGAAGCCGTCGAATACCTCGATGGGCAGGCCGCCGGGGTTGGCCGCGGTCCTGAGCATCAGCGGCGTGACCGCCGAGATCAGGCCGAGCTTGGCGACGCGGGCGGCGCCATGCCGACCGATGTAGCGCGCCACTTCGCCGCCGCCGGTGGAGAAACCGAGCAACACCGCGTCCTTGAGGTCCAGGCGCTCGATCAGCTCGGCCAGGTCATCGGCGTAGGTGTCCATGTCGTTGCCGTCCCAAGGCTGGCTGGAACGCCCGTGACCACGACGGTCGTGAGCAATCACCCGATAGCCGTTGGACGCCAGGAACATCATCTGCGCCTCCCAACTGTCCGAATTCAACGGCCAGCCGTGGCTGAAGACCACCGGTTGGCCACTGCCCCAATCCTTGTAGTAGATCTCGGTGCCGTCGCGGGTGATGAAAGTGCTCATGACGTGATTCCTTGAGGTCGGTGGATCGCTTTATGGTCCGGCCAAGGGGGGAATGTGCGTGAGTTAAACGTTGTTAATTTTTTTGGGACGGCGGTGTTAAACCTCAGAGGGAACTGCTTTTGTGGCGAGGGGGTTTATCCCCGCTGGGCCGCGAAGCGGCCCCCCAAAGCGCAATCCCCAAATATATCTGGCACTCCGAGATGACAGTCTTGGGACTGCTTCGCAGTCCAGCGGGGATAAATCCCCTCGCCACAGGGGTTGTGTCTGCCGCTCGCTCTGCGCGGAGCCTCACACCGTTGCGCTTGACGCAAAACCTGAGGAATATGCTCGGGTACAGCGGGAACGGAACAATGAGCAGACCATGAGCCAATACCTCAGCCTGCCCGTCGAACAGACGGTGCATTTCGGCCCTTACCGGGTCCATCCGCGCCAGCGCCTGGTGCTCGAGGGTGGACAACCGTTGCGCCTGGGGCGGCGGGCGGTGGAAATCCTGCTGGTGCTGCTCGAACACGCCGGCCAAGTGGTGAGCAAGCAGCAACTGATCGCCCGGGTCTGGCCGAAAAGCGTGGTCGAGGACACCAACCTGCGGGTTCACGTGGCGGCGTTGCGCAAGGCCTTGGGCGATGGCCAGGCCGGCCAGCGTTATATCGTCACGGTGGCGCAGCGCGGCTACAGTTTTGTCGCGCCGGTGACATTCGAAGCGCCCGAGGAACTGGCGCGCATCCCCCACCCCTCCCTGGCGCGCAACCTGCCGCCGCGCCGTACCCGCATGATCGGCCGCCAGGGCCTGGTGGAGAGCCTGGTGGCGCAGCTCCCGCGCAAACGCTTCATCAGCCTGGTCGGCAGCGGCGGCATCGGCAAGACCACCGTTGCCTTGCGGGTTGCCGAACGGCTGCTTGGCCAGTACCGCGACGGCACCTGCCTGCTGGACCTGGCCTCGCTCAACGACGCGGCCATGATCGCCCCCAACCTCTGCGCGCTGCTGGAGCTGACACTGCATGACGGCGAACCGCTCGACGCGATCGTTCGGCAACTCAAGGACCGCCATCTGCTGCTGGTCATCGACACCTGTGAACACCTGATCGATGCCGTTGCGCTGCTCTGCGAAACCTTGCTGCGCGGCGCGCCTCACCTGCACATCCTGGCCACCAGCCGCGAAGGCCTGCGCGCCGAAGGCGAACACGTGCAGCGCCTCGATTCGCTGGCGTTTCCGCCAAGGGGCATGGTCATCGAAGGTTATCCGGCCCTGGAATTCCCGGCGCTGCAACTGTTCGCCGAACGCGCGATGGCCAGCCAGGACGATTTCGAGCTGACGGACCACGAGGTTCCGCTGATCGTCGATATCTGCCAGCGGCTCGACGGCATTCCCCTGGCGATCGAACTGGCCGCCGCCCAGCTCGGGCGCTTTGGGCTGGAGGCGCTGTGCCGGCAACTGCAGGACAGCGTCGCCCTGCTCGACCATGACAGCCATGCCAGCGCACCGCGCCAGCAGACCCTGCGCGCCACGGTGGACTGGAGCTTCGCGCTGCTCACGCCGTGCGAACAAACCTGCCTGCGGCGCCTCGCGGTGTTCATGGGCAGTTTCAACCTGGCGTCGGCAGCGGCAGTCATCATCGGCCAGCATGTCGCGCCGGAACAGGTGCTGGTCTCGATCAGCCAGTTGGTGGCGAAATCGTTGCTCAATGTCGAGATCGGCGATGATGAGGTGCGTTATCGGTTGCTGGACACCACGCGCAGCTACGCCCTGGAAAAACTGCTGGAGGCCGGGGAACTGGCCGCCACCCGGGAGCGCCACGCCGAGCGCTGCCTGACGCTCATGGAACAGGCTGAAAAGGATTGGGAAAACACTTCCACGCGAGCGTGGATCGCACGGTACGCGGCCTATCGGGACGACATCCGCGCGGCGCTCGACCGTGGGCTGGGCCCGCAGGGTTCGCACGCCGTGGCGATCCGCCTGGCCGCGCGCACCCTGCCGCTCTGGCAAGAGCTGTCGCTGCTCAAGGAACACGGGCTGTATGTCAGCAAGGCGCGGGCGCTGCTAAGGGCCAGCCCCTCGCCGTGCCCGAGATTGACCCTCGCCCTGGAACTGGCCCACGGCAGTTTCAACTACCACACCGAGGGTGGTACGCCGGCCACCGTCGAGGCGTTCGTCACCGCCCGCCACCTGGCCCGGCAGTGCCAGGACCGGGCGGGCGAATTGCGCGCATTGTCGGGCCACATGACGGTCAATCTCAGCGCCGGCCGCTATCAGCAGGCGCTGAAGCAAAGCCTGGATTTCGATCGCCTGGGCCTGCCGGGCGACCCGGTCCTGTCCTTGAGTACCCAGCGCCTGCGGGTGCTCGCGCTGCATTTCACCGGCGACCAGGACGGCGCGCGACGTGACGCCGAGCAGGTCATCCAGCGCCTGGCCCAGAATGGTCACCTGAGCCGCTTCAGCCATGGTTTCGGCGTGCAATACGAGCAGAGCGTGGCCGCGCTGACGATCCTGTCGCGCATCCTCTGGCTGCAAGGCTTCGCCGAAAAAGCCCGGCGCACGGCCAACCTCGCGCTACAGATTGCCCTGCAGATCAACCACGGCCTTTCGATCTGCTACACCCTGGCGATCGCCGGTTGCGTGATCGCCCATTACACCGGCGATCAGCCGACCGCCCGGGAACGGCTGGACATGTTGAAGCAGCAGGCCAAACGCCATTCGGTCATGCTCTTTCATGATTGGGCTGGCCATTACGAGCGCGCCTTCGACGGCGCCAGCCCGCAGTCGCACTTGGGCGCTTGCGGCCTGATCGAGGATACCGTCGTCACTCTGCGCGGCGCTGCCGTCAGCCCGCAGCAGATCGAGCGCGCCCATAGCGGCGCGGCAGGCTGGTGCTCGGCGGAAATCCTGCGCGTCGCTGCCGAAGCGTTGCTGGCCGAGGGAAAAGCAGGCGCAGAAAGCCGTGCCGAAGAGTACTTGCACGCCGCGCTGGCGGTAGCCCGGAGCCAAGGCGCACTGGCCTGGCAGTTACGCAGTGCCATGTCCCTGGCCCGGCTGTGGCGACGGCGCGGCCAGGATGCGGCAGCGCAGGATGTGCTCGCTTCGGTCTATCGGCGCTTCAGCGAAGGATTCGACACACCCGACCTAAAGGAAGCTGGCGCGCTGCTCCAGACGTTGACTCGCCAGCTCGGGTCTTGAACGCCGCGCCAGCCAGGCCTCCTGCAACACGTAGCGCCGATGGAGCGACTGCCACTGGCCAGCGCGGCGCAACTTTTCCAAGGCATAGGCACGCGTGGTATTGAGCAGGTGATAGCGATTGCCTTCGGCACCTTGTTCGACCATCACCAGCGACTGCTTGACCAGCCGTGACAGCAGCCAGGGCAATCGCCCCACCCCGACGTCAGTGCAACTGACCACAGCCAGCGCAGCCTTCAACGTGAACGGCTCCTCGAACACCGCCAGCCGCTGGAACACCGTCCGTTCGTCGCTGCCCAAGCGCTCGAAACTCCAATCCAGCGCCGCGTCGAGGCTGCGGTGGCGCGCCACGGCTGTACGGCGGCCGTGGCTCAACAGTGACAGACCGTAGTCCAACTGTTCCAGGACCCCCGCCACGCCCAGCACATCAACCTGGGCCGCCGCCAGCTCCAGCGCCAACGGCAACCCGTCCAGGCGCTGGCAAATCTGTGCCAGGAGCGCCAGGTCGCGTTCACCCGGCTTGAAGCCCTGCTGTCGGGCAGCGACCCGATCGACCAGCAAGCGCACCGCCGGGCTCGCCAGTATCAGGTGACCGGGCTCGCTGGCCGTCGCCACGGCCAGACCGGCCAATTGCACGACATGTTCATCTGCAAGCTCCAAGGCTTCGCGACTGCTCAACAACAGCGATACGCCAGGGGCCGCTGAGCGCAGCGTCAAGGCCAGTTCCCGGCAAGCATCAATCAGGTGTTCGGCGCCGTCGAGCACCAGCAACATCCGGCACGATTGCAGGCACTGCTCCAGCGAGCCGCCCGTCAGGCCAAAGGTTCGCATGATCCGCGGGCAGACCTCGGCCGGGTCGCTGATCGCCGCCAGGTCAATAAACCAGGCGCCGTCGGCAAAGTGCTCAAGCAACAGTTCCGCCGCCCGCGACACCACCGTGGTCTTGCCGATACCGCCCGGGCCGACGACGGAGGTCAGGGGCTGGCGAGGAACCTCGACCAACAGCCGTCCCAGCAGCTTGTCGCGACCGATCACCGGGCTCAGGCGCGCAGGCAGATTGTGCCGCTCGGAGCGCCTGGCGCCGTATGATTCAGCACTCGGCTGCGGGGTCAGGGGCACGGCGAAGCAGTAGCCCTGGCGCGGATGATTGAGAATGTACCGATTGCCATCCTGTCCGGCACCGAACGCCCGCCGTAAGGCGGCGATGTGCACCCGCAGGTTGATGTCTTCCACCACGCTGTCGGGCCAGACCTGGGCAATCAGGGTTTGCTTGCTGACGAAGGCGCCCGCATGGGCAACCAGTATGTGCAGGATGTCCAGAGCGCGACCGCCCAGGGCCAGGGGCTCGCCATCGCGGGTGATCAGCCGCTGTTGGCGGTGAAAGACAAACGGACCGAAGCGCACCGTTGTTTCGGTGCTCGCCGCTGTTGCGGCGCAAGGTTTGGTGAAGCTGTTCATGAGCGATCCAGCGACAGAAAACCGGTCCGGGCGTGGCGCTGCGGATCGCCGCACACACCTGCCCTGGCTCCTGCGCATCCTTTGCAGAGGGTTCGCCGTTATCTTGGCAGCCACAGGGCAGAGAACAATGCTGGCACAGGGCGCATCACGGACATCACGGTGCCCTGGACGGACACCGAAGGCTCAACTGAACTGCTGGCGGTACTGGACCGGTGTCAGGCCGAGTTTTTCGCTGAACAACTGGCGCATATGTCGGACGCTGCCAAAGCCACTGCGAAAAGCCACGGTCTTGAGCGGCAAGTCGGTGGACTCCAGCAACTGCCGCGCCCGATCGATGCGCGCACCTTGCAGGAACTCCATCGGGGTCATTTTGACTTCGCGCAGGAAAACCCGGGCGAAATGCCTTGAGCTCATGGCGGCCAGATCGGCCATGCGCTCGATGGAAAACGGCTCTTCCAAGTGTTCCATCACATAATGCTGCACCCGGGTAACCGCCGATTCCTGTGCCGCCACCGCCGCCACCAGCGGGCTGAACTGCGCTTGCCCGCCCTGGCGCTGCATGACCACCAGCAAGACCTTGGCCACATCCAGCGCGACTTTGCGACCATGGTCCTGGGCGACGATGGACAGGGCCATGTCGATACCGGCGGTGACACCGCCGGAGGTGATCAACCGTCGGTCATGCAAGATGATCTTGTCGGTCTCGACCAACGCCTTGGGGAACCGCTGGATCAAGCGTTCGGTGTAATGCCAATGGGTGGTGACCCGATAGCCGTCGAGCAAGCCCGCCTCTCCCAGGATGAAGGCTCCCGTGCAGATCGACCCGTAGCGCGTGGCCCGCTGCGCCGACGCCCGCAACCAGGTGTGCAAACCCGGATGCCGATCGTTATAGGCACCAGGCCCGCCCGGTACCAGCAGTACGTCGTAGGCCGCCCAAGCCTGGTCGATATGGATGTCGGCCTGGACAGTCACGCCGTTGGAGGCTCGCAACGCCCCACGCTCGGTGCCCAGGGTCAGCAACTGATAGTGCTGGTCCGGTGCGAGAAAACGATTGGCGATGGAAAACACTTCGAGCGGCCCGGCCATGTCGAGCAGCAGGAAATCGGGGAACAGCACCATTGCAACGGTTTTCATGGGGAGGACGCCAAAACAAGGGGAACATGCTACCGGTTGGCGACCGAGGACCTTGTGGGAGCGAGCTTGCTCGCGATAGCGTCCGTCCAGCCGGCATCTATGTAACTGGGGCACCGCTATCGCGAGCAAGCTCGCTCCCACAGGGACCAGCGGTCACCGGTGGGCATTATGACGAAGCGCAGCGCTCCCGGCGAGATTGCCCACTCAGAACGGACAGTATTTCCAGATTCAGCCGCTTATTGAATGTGCCGATAACCATTAACCTTCTTCTGTACCCGGCGAACGGCCAAGGCCACCGCCCACTGAACCAGGAGAATCATCATGCTGACCCTTCGCAAAGCTTCTGATCGCGGCATCGCTCGTCACGGCTGGCTGACGTCGTTCCACACCTTTTCCTTCGCCAACTACCGCGACCTCAACCAACAGGGTTTTTCCGACCTGCTGGTGATCAACGACGATCGGGTTGCCGCCGCCAAAGGTTTCGGCCAGCACCCGCACCGGGACATGGAGATTTTCTCCTACGTGCTCGAAGGCGCGCTGGAACACAAGGACACCCTGGGCACGGGCTCGGTGATTCGTCCGGGTGATGTGCAGTTGATGAGCGCCGGCAGTGGCGTGGCCCACAGCGAGTTCAATCACAGCGCGGACGAGCCGGTGCACTTCCTGCAGATCTGGATCGTGCCCAATGTCGTAGGCGCCACGCCGCGCTACCAGCAGGAGCACTTCAGCACCGAACAGAAACGCGGTCGCCTGCAACTGATCATCTCCCCGGACGGCGCCGAGGGGTCGTTGCACGTACGCCAGGACGCACGGGTATATGCCGGGCTGTTCGATGGCGAAGAACGCGCCACGCTGACCTTGGCCGCTGATCGTTATGCCTATGTGCATGTGGCCCGGGGCAGCGTCGAGCTCAACGGCGTGGCGTTGCAGGAAGGCGACGGTGTGCGGGTACGCAACGAACAGGCATTGACGCTGGGCAACGGCCAGGATGCCGAGGTGCTGGTGTTTGACCTGCGGCCGCAGGAACTGCCGCAAATGCCATAACATCGGCAGCTGTGAGATTAATTTGTGGGAGCGAGCTTGCTCGCGATCGCGGTGGGTCGAGCAACATTAATGTTGGATTGACCACC includes:
- a CDS encoding winged helix-turn-helix domain-containing protein, yielding MSQYLSLPVEQTVHFGPYRVHPRQRLVLEGGQPLRLGRRAVEILLVLLEHAGQVVSKQQLIARVWPKSVVEDTNLRVHVAALRKALGDGQAGQRYIVTVAQRGYSFVAPVTFEAPEELARIPHPSLARNLPPRRTRMIGRQGLVESLVAQLPRKRFISLVGSGGIGKTTVALRVAERLLGQYRDGTCLLDLASLNDAAMIAPNLCALLELTLHDGEPLDAIVRQLKDRHLLLVIDTCEHLIDAVALLCETLLRGAPHLHILATSREGLRAEGEHVQRLDSLAFPPRGMVIEGYPALEFPALQLFAERAMASQDDFELTDHEVPLIVDICQRLDGIPLAIELAAAQLGRFGLEALCRQLQDSVALLDHDSHASAPRQQTLRATVDWSFALLTPCEQTCLRRLAVFMGSFNLASAAAVIIGQHVAPEQVLVSISQLVAKSLLNVEIGDDEVRYRLLDTTRSYALEKLLEAGELAATRERHAERCLTLMEQAEKDWENTSTRAWIARYAAYRDDIRAALDRGLGPQGSHAVAIRLAARTLPLWQELSLLKEHGLYVSKARALLRASPSPCPRLTLALELAHGSFNYHTEGGTPATVEAFVTARHLARQCQDRAGELRALSGHMTVNLSAGRYQQALKQSLDFDRLGLPGDPVLSLSTQRLRVLALHFTGDQDGARRDAEQVIQRLAQNGHLSRFSHGFGVQYEQSVAALTILSRILWLQGFAEKARRTANLALQIALQINHGLSICYTLAIAGCVIAHYTGDQPTARERLDMLKQQAKRHSVMLFHDWAGHYERAFDGASPQSHLGACGLIEDTVVTLRGAAVSPQQIERAHSGAAGWCSAEILRVAAEALLAEGKAGAESRAEEYLHAALAVARSQGALAWQLRSAMSLARLWRRRGQDAAAQDVLASVYRRFSEGFDTPDLKEAGALLQTLTRQLGS
- a CDS encoding winged helix-turn-helix domain-containing protein; protein product: MNSFTKPCAATAASTETTVRFGPFVFHRQQRLITRDGEPLALGGRALDILHILVAHAGAFVSKQTLIAQVWPDSVVEDINLRVHIAALRRAFGAGQDGNRYILNHPRQGYCFAVPLTPQPSAESYGARRSERHNLPARLSPVIGRDKLLGRLLVEVPRQPLTSVVGPGGIGKTTVVSRAAELLLEHFADGAWFIDLAAISDPAEVCPRIMRTFGLTGGSLEQCLQSCRMLLVLDGAEHLIDACRELALTLRSAAPGVSLLLSSREALELADEHVVQLAGLAVATASEPGHLILASPAVRLLVDRVAARQQGFKPGERDLALLAQICQRLDGLPLALELAAAQVDVLGVAGVLEQLDYGLSLLSHGRRTAVARHRSLDAALDWSFERLGSDERTVFQRLAVFEEPFTLKAALAVVSCTDVGVGRLPWLLSRLVKQSLVMVEQGAEGNRYHLLNTTRAYALEKLRRAGQWQSLHRRYVLQEAWLARRSRPELASQRLEQRASFL
- a CDS encoding GlxA family transcriptional regulator produces the protein MKTVAMVLFPDFLLLDMAGPLEVFSIANRFLAPDQHYQLLTLGTERGALRASNGVTVQADIHIDQAWAAYDVLLVPGGPGAYNDRHPGLHTWLRASAQRATRYGSICTGAFILGEAGLLDGYRVTTHWHYTERLIQRFPKALVETDKIILHDRRLITSGGVTAGIDMALSIVAQDHGRKVALDVAKVLLVVMQRQGGQAQFSPLVAAVAAQESAVTRVQHYVMEHLEEPFSIERMADLAAMSSRHFARVFLREVKMTPMEFLQGARIDRARQLLESTDLPLKTVAFRSGFGSVRHMRQLFSEKLGLTPVQYRQQFS
- a CDS encoding pirin family protein, yielding MLTLRKASDRGIARHGWLTSFHTFSFANYRDLNQQGFSDLLVINDDRVAAAKGFGQHPHRDMEIFSYVLEGALEHKDTLGTGSVIRPGDVQLMSAGSGVAHSEFNHSADEPVHFLQIWIVPNVVGATPRYQQEHFSTEQKRGRLQLIISPDGAEGSLHVRQDARVYAGLFDGEERATLTLAADRYAYVHVARGSVELNGVALQEGDGVRVRNEQALTLGNGQDAEVLVFDLRPQELPQMP